The region CGTCGAAGCGGTCAGCGAGAATGAAGACGTCAAGAGAAAGGTCTTCACGGGCGTCTGCCCCGTCCTGAAGCCCGAGGCGATCGTGGCGACGAACACATCGTCGCTCTCCATAACGCGGCTCGCCGCGTCGACCGACAGGCCCCATCGTTTCATAGGAATACACTTCATGAATCCGGTACCGGTTATGAAGCTGGTCGAGCTGGTTCGCGGCATCGGTACGGATCAGGAGGCGTTTGCTATAGCGAGGGATTTCGCCGAATCCATCGGCAAAACCGTCACCGTCTCCGAGGATTTTCCGGCTTTCATCGTAAACCGCGTCCTCATCCCCATGATCAACGAAGCGATCTACACGCTCTATGAGGGTGTCGGAAACGTTGAAGCCATAGACACCGGCATGAAGCTCGGTGCCAATCATCCGATGGGGCCGCTCGAACTGGCCGATTTCATCGGTTTGGACACATGCCTTTCCATCATGCAGGTCCTTCACGAAGGACTGGCTGATAGCAAATACCGCCCATGCCCGCTGCTGGTCAAATATGTCGAGGCCGGCTGGCTCGGGCGCAAGGCGCAACGCGGGTTCTACGACTACAGCTACGTTCCGGCGCGGCCAACCCGCTGACCCCATCGCATTTCAACCTCGAGATTGTAAGGCATCGATCATGAGCGAAGAACACGTAGGCGAGGGTCGAGAGAGCATGGAATTCGACGTGGTGATCGTCGGTGCGGGTCCGGCCGGTCTGGCGGCGGCGATCCGGCTGAAGCAGGTCAATCCGGAGCTTTCGGTCGTCGTGCTTGAGAAGGGCTCGGAAGTGGGTGCGCATATCCTCTCCGGCGCCGTCGTCGATCCGATCGGCATCGATCGGCTGCTGCCCGGTTGGCGCGAGGATGGCGATCATCCCTTCAAGACCGAGGTGACCGACGACCAGTTTCTGTTTCTCGGTCCCGCCGGCTCGATCCGCCTGCCCAATTTCATGATGCCGCCGCTGATGAACAATCACGGTAACTACATCGTCTCGCTCGGCAACGTCTGTCGCTGGCTCGCGACCAAGGCGGAAGAGCTCGGCGTCGAGATCTATCCGGGCTTTGCCGCAACCGAAGTGCTCTATGATGATGCCGGCGCGGTG is a window of Rhizobium sp. CIAT894 DNA encoding:
- a CDS encoding 3-hydroxybutyryl-CoA dehydrogenase, yielding MPIANKISTVAVIGAGQMGTGISEVVAKHGYAALVYDLDKSRVRASIEASAGYFRRQVETGKMPGEAAEEAISRIKGAFSLSDLASADLVVEAVSENEDVKRKVFTGVCPVLKPEAIVATNTSSLSITRLAASTDRPHRFIGIHFMNPVPVMKLVELVRGIGTDQEAFAIARDFAESIGKTVTVSEDFPAFIVNRVLIPMINEAIYTLYEGVGNVEAIDTGMKLGANHPMGPLELADFIGLDTCLSIMQVLHEGLADSKYRPCPLLVKYVEAGWLGRKAQRGFYDYSYVPARPTR